One genomic window of Elusimicrobiota bacterium includes the following:
- a CDS encoding AAA family ATPase, whose amino-acid sequence MISSAGVHPIFMLMAVIGIVTGLYTLYLSIPMLMPFLFVGSVVGLLARLAQLAREGKREEHADAVIQFEELRRMDIARYADWLKENVRGHDAAVDRVVAKLQQGLAVAAPHRTLGAFLLVGPTGTGKTFLGELVARALYPDNEPVILRMNQYKDHQDVFTLIGPPPGYQGYEVGGALTRPLLENPYRVVILDEFEKSHPDVRHCFYDILDRAQCKEKSSGKTVHYGAAAFFATCNSGVEPLRAIWRESEDPIIRTGRAREVLAREGFERPLLARFDEILLMDQLRSFEIAEVACLQIAKHWRQYGIEVAYTSPEVLVEAIRRNVEFQDYGVRQLAHLIQELTTPSIETARRDGAVRVRLDLDRMTGKLTVTR is encoded by the coding sequence ATGATCTCCTCCGCGGGCGTGCACCCCATCTTCATGCTCATGGCGGTCATCGGGATCGTCACGGGGCTTTACACTCTCTACCTCAGCATCCCGATGCTCATGCCCTTCCTTTTCGTGGGCAGCGTGGTGGGGCTGCTGGCGCGGCTGGCGCAGTTGGCGCGGGAAGGCAAGCGCGAGGAGCATGCCGACGCGGTGATCCAATTCGAGGAGCTGCGCCGCATGGACATCGCCCGCTACGCGGACTGGCTCAAGGAGAATGTGCGCGGCCACGACGCGGCCGTGGACCGCGTGGTGGCCAAGCTGCAGCAGGGCCTGGCCGTGGCGGCCCCGCACCGGACCTTGGGCGCCTTCCTCTTGGTCGGGCCCACGGGCACGGGCAAGACCTTTTTGGGGGAGCTCGTGGCGCGGGCCCTGTATCCGGACAACGAGCCGGTCATCCTGCGCATGAACCAGTACAAGGACCACCAGGACGTCTTCACCTTGATCGGCCCGCCGCCCGGCTACCAGGGCTACGAGGTCGGCGGCGCCCTGACCCGGCCTTTGCTCGAAAACCCTTATCGCGTCGTGATCCTCGACGAGTTCGAGAAGTCTCATCCCGACGTGCGGCACTGCTTCTACGATATCCTGGACCGGGCCCAATGCAAGGAGAAAAGCTCGGGCAAGACCGTCCATTACGGCGCGGCCGCCTTCTTCGCCACCTGCAACTCCGGCGTCGAGCCCCTGCGCGCCATCTGGAGAGAATCCGAGGACCCCATCATCCGGACCGGCCGCGCGCGCGAAGTCCTGGCCCGCGAGGGATTCGAGAGGCCGCTGTTGGCCCGCTTCGACGAGATACTCCTGATGGACCAGCTCCGGTCGTTCGAGATCGCGGAGGTCGCCTGCCTGCAGATCGCCAAGCACTGGCGCCAGTACGGCATCGAGGTGGCCTACACCTCGCCGGAGGTCCTGGTCGAGGCGATCCGGCGCAACGTCGAATTCCAGGATTACGGGGTGCGCCAGTTGGCGCACCTGATCCAGGAGCTGA